In the genome of Sebastes umbrosus isolate fSebUmb1 chromosome 14, fSebUmb1.pri, whole genome shotgun sequence, one region contains:
- the si:ch211-214j24.15 gene encoding GTPase IMAP family member 8 has translation MATGEMSPWDGWCTSQLKIILLGGRNSGKSSVGNLILGKEEFVTKERTSCSRRLGVVAGRWLTVVDTPGWWCDFSSQDTSELVKREIVSSVSLCSPGPHVFLITIKASSGFSEKRRRAVEEHVALLGERVWSHCLVVFTSDDRFKHTEPEELIQRGGKALRWLREKCSQRCHSVISSDDTEELMEKIQQLVAGNGDGVFEMQENILQATAEEKRRVEERAQQRLVRMKKHRSLMRERLRPVTNIRIVLVGAKGSGKTSVLNTILSREGSQRVRRTARCEVGTGVVFGRQVTVVDTPGWWMNYFCDESPVFDRRELVLSLSLCPPGPHVFLLVIRADRAFTETYRRAAQEHLQLISEHIWSRVIVLFSFGDWLGGTTTEQCIESEGEPLRWLVERCNNRYHVLNNKTKGDGFQVRELIGKIEETLAGCNAGQHYEMEREVVEQLEVKMKREEERAKERLRRKEKQRQMAKAQLEKLNPLPELRIVLVGGRKTGKSSCGDTILSRECFHTETRTTSCSEKRAKISGKTVAVLDTPGCFSVTSDLLVASCAILLVVNVSASFSSTHMEAMEKQLEAGGGQMWSRAVVLFSYGDWLGDTSIEQRIESEGEPLRRLVEKCGNRYHVLDNKHRDDGAQVDDLIELMEETLVGERLAILQRGYHMWKSVSSQDATPCQKDLKMVTSCRHQLSHDLIQLANPTTQTPLNYPGGPGNGGQIVALPAGRTGLNSLDRASFLSCLASMFSGKEALRWTINLPVWFPADDLHLNGERRLFSSTHPTMLLVLPQTQRRMLAEDISVRSLCHPAVRERTLRRLTESGGLQALMDRWDDSSLEELEAFIDSYFEMIWEQTMGSFQEPVCPTAEQDAAVEEEAGQQDVLSSIDRKLSKLELLEDIKRDLAELRTSLDSSWKVIQELREKSKQDENNTC, from the exons ATGGCGACTGGCGAGATGTCACCAT gGGACGGCTGGTGCACATCACAGTTAAAGATTATCCTTCTTGGTGGCAGAAACTCTGGAAAGAGCTCTGTGGGGAACTTAATCCTGGGCAAAGAGGAGTTTGTCACCAAAGAGAGGACCTCGTGCTCCCGGAGGCTGGGTGTGGTGGCCGGTCGGTGGCTCACGGTGGTGGACACTCCCGGCTGGTGGTGTGACTTCAGCTCTCAGGACACATCTGAGCTGGTGAAGAGGGAGATCGTAAGCAGCGTCTCTCTGTGCTCACCAGGCCCACATGTATTTCTAATCACAATCAAGGCGAGCTCAGGCTTCTCTGAGAAGCGTCGGAGGGCTGTGGAGGAGCACGTGGCACTGCTGGGTGAGAGGGTGTGGAGTCACTGCCTGGTGGTCTTCACCTCTGATGACAggttcaaacacacagagcctGAAGAGCTCATTCAGAGGGGGGGAAAGGCCCTCCGCTGGCTCAGAGAGAAGTGCAGTCAGAGGTGTCACAGTGTTATCTCGAGCGATGATACTGAAGAGCTGATGGAGAAGATACAGCAACTTGTTGCAGGAAATGGAGACGGAGTGTTTGAAATGcaggaaaacattttacaggcgactgcagaggagaagaggagggtggaggagagggcTCAGCAGAGGTTGGTGAGGATGAAGAAACACAGATCTCTCATGAGAG AGAGGTTGCGGCCGGTTACTAATATCCGGATTGTGTTGGTGGGAGCAAAGGGTTCTGGGAAAACCTCGGTTCTGAACACAATCCTGAGCAGAGAGGGCAGCCAGCGGGTGAGGAGAACGGCCCGGTGCGAGGTTGGAACAGGAGTGGTGTTTGGGAGACAGGTGACCGTGGTGGACACGCCGGGCTGGTGGATGAACTACTTCTGTGACGAGAGTCCCGTCTTCGACCGGAGGGAGCTGGTGCTCAGTTTGTCCCTCTGCCCTCCGGGGCCTCACGTCTTCCTGCTGGTGATCCGTGCGGACAGAGCCTTCACCGAAACCTACAGGAGGGCGGCGCAGGAGCACCTCCAGCTGATCAGCGAACACATCTGGAGTCGTGTCATCGTGCTGTTCAGTTTCGGGGACTGGCTGGGAGGCACGACCACGGAGCAGTGCATCGAGAGCGAGGGAGAGCCTCTGCGGTGGCTCGTTGAAAGATGCAACAACAGGTATCATGTCCTGAACAATAAAACTAAAGGGGATGGATTTCAAGTCAGAGAGCTGATTGGGAAGATTGAGGAAACGTTGGCCGGCTGCAACGCTGGCCAGCATTATGAAATGGAGAGGGAAGTGGTGGAACAGCTGGAGGtgaagatgaagagagaggaggagagagccaAGGAGAGactgaggaggaaggagaaacaaagacagatgGCGAAGGCTCAGCTGG AGAAGCTCAACCCTCTTCCAGAACTGAGAATAGTGCTTGTTGGCGGCAGGAAAACAGGCAAGAGCTCATGTGGAGACACCATCCTGAGCAGAGAGTGCTTCCACACAGAAACCAGAACCACTTCCTGCTCCGAAAAACGAGCCAAAATCAGCGGCAAGACGGTGGCAGTGCTGGACACGCCGGGCTGCTtctctgtgacctctgacctcctcgtGGCATCCTGTGCCATCCTCCTGGTGGTCAATGTGAGCGCCTCGTTCAGTAGTACCCACATGGAGGCCATGGAGAAACAGCTGGAGGCAGGAGGAGGCCAGATGTGGAGCAGAGCCGTGGTCCTGTTCAGCTACGGCGACTGGCTGGGCGACACGAGCATCGAGCAGCGCATCGAGAGCGAAGGAGAGCCGCTGCGGAGGCTCGTTGAGAAGTGTGGGAACAGATATCACGTCCTGGATAATAAACACCGAGACGATGGAGCTCAGGTTGACGACCTCATCGAACTGATGGAGGAGACGCTGGTTGGAGAAAGGCTGGCGATTCTTCAAAGAGGTTATCACATGTGGAAAAGTGTTTCATCACAAGATGCAACGCCGTGTCAAAAAGATTTGAAGATGGTCACAAGCTGCAGACATCAGCTGTCCCATGACC TGATTCAATTAGCCAATCCCACCACTCAAACACCACTAAACTACCCAGGAGGCCCAGGAAATGGTGGTCAGATAGTGGCACTACCAGCAGGACGGACTGGACTCAACAGCCTGGACAGAGCCAGCTTCCTGTCCTGTTTAGCCTCTATGTTCTCTGGTAAAGAAGCACTGAGGTGGACTATAAATCTGCCTGTCTGGTTCCCTGCTGATGATCTTCACCTGAACGGTGAACGCCGTCTGTTCTCATCCACACATCCAACGATGCTTCTGGTTTTACCTCAAACACAACGCAGGATGCTTGCGGAGGACATCAGTGTGCGTTCCCTCTGCCATCCTGCAGTGAGAGAGCGGACTCTCAGGAGGCTCACTGAGTCCGGAGGTCTGCAGGCGCTCATGGACCGGTGGGACGACAGCAGCCTGGAGGAGCTGGAAGCCTTCATCGACTCGTACTTTGAGATGATTTGGGAGCAAACAATGGGGTCATTTCAGGAACCCGTCTGTCCCACCGCAGAGCAGGATGCTGCTGTCGAGGAGGAGGCCGGACAGCAGGACGTGCTCTCATCCATCGACAGGAAACTCTCAAAGCTGGAGCTCCTGGAGGACATCAAGAGGGATCTGGCCGAGCTGAGGACGAGTCTGGACAGCAGCTGGAAGGTCATACAGGAACTCAGAGAAAAGAGTAAACAGGATGAAAACAACACATGTTGA